A window of Pedobacter lusitanus contains these coding sequences:
- a CDS encoding peptide chain release factor-like protein, translating to MYKDRKELVKSLTFKTSRSGGKGGQNVNKVSSKVEVIIHVASAEFFTTEEKALLAERLANRIDTEGNLHVVSQEDRSQLVNKEQSIIKLMSLLKTGLHTDKKRKPTHTPKSVLLKRKSDKKSIAAKKENRKKPGMDAWLN from the coding sequence ATGTATAAAGATAGAAAAGAACTCGTTAAATCGCTCACCTTTAAAACTTCCAGGAGTGGGGGCAAAGGTGGACAGAATGTCAATAAAGTTTCCAGTAAAGTAGAGGTGATAATTCATGTAGCATCCGCAGAATTTTTCACTACCGAAGAAAAAGCATTACTGGCAGAACGTCTGGCAAATCGTATTGATACCGAAGGTAATCTTCATGTGGTCTCACAGGAAGACAGGAGTCAGCTGGTTAATAAAGAACAAAGCATCATTAAACTGATGTCATTGTTAAAAACCGGTTTACATACCGATAAAAAGAGAAAGCCGACCCATACCCCGAAAAGTGTCCTTCTGAAAAGGAAAAGCGACAAAAAATCAATTGCTGCAAAAAAGGAAAACAGGAAAAAGCCAGGCATGGATGCCTGGTTAAACTGA
- a CDS encoding tetratricopeptide repeat protein: MNYIKKALILLLVVSANTGFAQSGSYDKLGMQAMMKGDYKGAVAQLEKADSKTPNNPSVLKMLGYSYFQCGNFESSIETYSRLITVKPSDYSAYYYRGKARQNVANDPKESLNQMRDTFYLSAIKDFSKAIEINGEEDTQLLQNRGLAYKDYAIYKSYKIKKRVDKDACIVLFNNSITDFQKVLTVQPLRKDIISLIDYVKAQIASLK, from the coding sequence ATGAACTATATTAAAAAAGCGCTTATACTACTTTTGGTTGTTTCTGCCAATACCGGCTTTGCTCAAAGCGGGAGTTATGATAAATTAGGAATGCAGGCAATGATGAAAGGCGATTACAAAGGAGCTGTGGCTCAGTTGGAAAAAGCCGATTCCAAAACTCCAAATAACCCGAGTGTATTAAAGATGCTGGGCTACTCATATTTTCAATGTGGTAACTTTGAGAGTTCTATAGAAACCTACAGCAGGCTGATTACAGTAAAACCATCAGATTATTCTGCCTATTATTACAGGGGTAAAGCAAGACAAAATGTGGCCAATGATCCTAAAGAATCGCTGAATCAAATGCGCGATACTTTTTATCTGTCTGCCATTAAGGATTTTAGCAAAGCAATTGAGATTAACGGAGAAGAAGATACCCAGTTGTTGCAAAACAGAGGTTTAGCTTATAAAGATTACGCTATCTACAAATCCTATAAGATTAAAAAACGTGTGGACAAAGATGCCTGTATCGTGTTGTTTAACAACTCAATTACAGATTTTCAAAAGGTGCTGACCGTACAGCCGCTACGTAAAGATATTATTTCATTAATAGATTACGTTAAGGCGCAGATTGCAAGCCTGAAATAA
- the lon gene encoding endopeptidase La has product MSIKDQFDFGNALPIINEDTEFFPLMSQQDEDEMNNEETPEILAILPLRNTVLFPGVVIPITVGRDKSIKLIKEAYKGDKIIGVVSQLDVSIEDPTFDQLNKVGTVAHIIKMLQMPDGNTTVIIQGKQRFRLLEEVQSEPYIKVTISKFNEAKHKKDKEFKALVASIREMSSQIIQLSPNIPSEAAMALKNIESTSFLINFISSNMNADVKDKQKMLEMDNLRERALMVMELLTLELQMLELKNQIQSKVRVDLDKQQRDYFLNQQLKTIQEELGGNSSDLEYEALEVRAKKKKWSVQVKDHFAKELEKLGRMNPAAPDYSVQINYLELLLDLPWNDFTKDNFDLKRAQRVLDKDHFGLEKVKQRIIEYLAVLKLKRDMKAPIICLVGPPGVGKTSLGKSIAKALNRKYVRMALGGIRDEAEIRGHRKTYIGAMPGRIIQSIKKAGAANPVFVLDEIDKVGSDFRGDPSSALLEVLDPEQNSAFNDHYVETDYDLSNVLFIATANSLSSIQPALLDRMEIIEVNGYTIEEKIEIAKKYLLPKQKEQHGIKTKDIVLKSSLIEKVIEDYTRESGVRGLEKKIGSLVRGVATKIAMEETYEPALNLEDVERILGAPVYDKDLYEGNEVAGVVTGLAWTQVGGDILFIEASLSPGKGKLTLTGNLGDVMKESAVIALAYLRAHASLFGIDNQLFDLWDIHVHVPAGATPKDGPSAGITMLTALTSAFTQRKVKSNLAMTGEITLRGKVLPVGGIKEKILAAKRANIKDIILCKSNRKDILEIKESYIRDLNFHYVTEMKEVIELALMKDQVKDPQDLSIKIKPAAN; this is encoded by the coding sequence ATGAGTATAAAAGATCAGTTTGATTTTGGCAATGCATTACCCATCATAAATGAAGATACGGAATTTTTCCCTTTGATGTCCCAACAGGATGAAGATGAGATGAATAACGAAGAAACACCTGAAATACTTGCCATACTTCCATTGAGAAATACGGTACTGTTTCCTGGAGTTGTCATCCCAATTACCGTTGGCAGAGACAAGTCTATAAAACTGATAAAAGAAGCCTATAAAGGTGACAAAATTATTGGTGTGGTTTCCCAGCTTGACGTATCTATCGAAGACCCTACGTTTGATCAGCTGAATAAAGTTGGTACTGTAGCACATATTATCAAAATGCTGCAGATGCCTGATGGCAATACCACTGTAATTATTCAGGGGAAACAACGCTTCCGACTACTTGAAGAGGTACAATCTGAGCCTTATATTAAAGTTACTATCAGTAAATTTAATGAGGCGAAACATAAAAAAGACAAGGAATTTAAAGCACTGGTAGCTTCTATCAGAGAGATGTCATCGCAAATCATTCAGCTGTCACCCAATATTCCGAGTGAGGCAGCAATGGCCCTTAAAAACATTGAAAGCACTTCTTTCCTGATTAATTTCATCTCTTCGAATATGAATGCAGATGTAAAGGACAAGCAGAAAATGCTTGAAATGGATAATCTGAGAGAAAGAGCCTTAATGGTTATGGAATTACTGACACTGGAACTGCAGATGCTGGAACTAAAAAACCAGATTCAATCTAAAGTCCGTGTTGATTTAGATAAACAGCAGAGAGATTATTTCTTAAATCAGCAGCTTAAAACTATTCAGGAAGAACTGGGTGGAAACTCTTCCGACCTGGAATATGAAGCGCTTGAAGTCCGTGCTAAAAAGAAAAAATGGTCAGTACAGGTCAAAGATCATTTTGCTAAAGAACTGGAAAAGCTGGGAAGAATGAATCCTGCTGCTCCTGATTATTCTGTACAGATCAATTACCTGGAATTATTACTTGATTTACCATGGAACGATTTCACAAAAGATAATTTTGATCTGAAACGTGCGCAAAGAGTACTGGATAAAGATCATTTTGGTCTGGAAAAAGTAAAACAACGTATCATTGAGTATTTAGCTGTTCTTAAGCTGAAACGTGATATGAAAGCGCCTATTATTTGCCTGGTAGGCCCTCCGGGAGTTGGTAAAACTTCATTGGGAAAATCTATTGCCAAAGCATTGAACCGCAAATATGTCCGTATGGCACTGGGTGGTATCAGAGATGAAGCTGAAATCCGTGGTCACAGAAAAACCTATATCGGCGCAATGCCGGGACGTATTATTCAGTCTATCAAAAAAGCAGGTGCCGCTAACCCGGTCTTTGTTCTGGACGAAATTGATAAGGTAGGTTCTGATTTCAGAGGTGACCCTTCATCGGCTTTGCTCGAAGTACTGGATCCTGAACAGAACAGTGCTTTCAACGATCATTATGTAGAGACTGATTATGACCTGTCTAATGTATTATTTATAGCGACAGCAAATTCACTGAGCAGTATTCAGCCTGCTTTACTGGATCGTATGGAGATTATTGAGGTAAACGGATATACGATTGAAGAAAAAATAGAAATTGCTAAAAAATATCTTTTGCCTAAGCAAAAGGAACAGCATGGTATCAAAACAAAAGATATTGTTTTAAAATCCAGTCTGATTGAAAAAGTAATTGAAGATTACACCCGTGAATCCGGCGTTCGTGGTTTAGAGAAAAAAATAGGTTCACTGGTACGTGGCGTGGCAACAAAAATTGCTATGGAAGAGACTTATGAGCCTGCTTTAAATCTGGAAGATGTGGAACGCATTTTAGGTGCGCCTGTATATGACAAGGATTTATATGAAGGTAATGAGGTAGCTGGTGTGGTTACCGGATTGGCATGGACTCAGGTTGGTGGAGATATTCTGTTTATAGAAGCCAGTCTAAGCCCGGGTAAAGGAAAATTAACACTGACAGGTAACCTGGGTGATGTGATGAAAGAATCTGCCGTCATTGCACTGGCTTATTTAAGAGCACACGCCTCGTTGTTTGGTATTGACAACCAACTGTTTGACCTTTGGGACATTCATGTTCACGTTCCGGCTGGCGCAACACCTAAAGATGGTCCTTCGGCAGGAATTACCATGCTGACTGCACTGACTTCTGCATTTACTCAGCGTAAGGTAAAATCTAATCTGGCCATGACTGGTGAAATCACACTTCGCGGTAAGGTTTTACCTGTTGGCGGAATTAAAGAAAAGATACTGGCTGCTAAACGAGCTAATATTAAAGATATCATTTTATGTAAGTCTAACCGTAAGGATATTCTGGAAATTAAAGAAAGCTATATCAGGGATCTTAATTTCCATTATGTGACTGAAATGAAAGAAGTGATTGAACTGGCGCTGATGAAAGATCAGGTAAAAGATCCTCAGGATCTGAGTATCAAAATCAAACCAGCGGCAAACTAA
- the cmk gene encoding (d)CMP kinase → MRKNVVVAIDGYSSCGKSTLAKALAKTLGFIYIDSGAMYRAVTLYFIRNQVNVSDETAVADALQHIELNFDSRDYESHITLNGEEVSEEIRQMPVSENVSEVSAIKLVRKEMVKQQQRMGKSKNIVMDGRDIGTTVFPDAQVKLFMTADPKVRAERRFKELQSKGDTTTSLEDVFENLAHRDYADTTRKESPLVRAEDAIILDNTDITPKEQLEFALNKVTPFIPQLA, encoded by the coding sequence ATGAGAAAAAATGTGGTTGTGGCCATAGATGGTTATTCATCTTGTGGTAAAAGTACACTGGCAAAAGCACTGGCAAAGACACTGGGGTTTATATATATTGACAGTGGTGCAATGTACAGGGCAGTAACTTTATATTTTATACGCAACCAGGTTAATGTAAGTGATGAGACAGCAGTGGCTGATGCACTACAGCATATAGAACTGAATTTTGATTCCAGGGATTACGAATCCCATATTACACTTAACGGAGAAGAAGTCTCAGAAGAAATCAGACAAATGCCGGTTTCTGAAAATGTAAGTGAAGTTTCTGCTATTAAACTCGTGCGCAAGGAAATGGTAAAACAGCAGCAGCGCATGGGTAAATCTAAAAACATTGTTATGGACGGCCGTGATATCGGAACTACAGTATTTCCTGATGCGCAGGTTAAATTGTTCATGACAGCTGATCCTAAAGTCAGAGCAGAAAGAAGATTCAAAGAATTACAGAGTAAAGGTGATACGACAACTTCTCTTGAAGACGTTTTTGAGAATCTTGCCCACAGGGATTATGCAGATACCACCAGAAAGGAAAGCCCGCTTGTCCGTGCTGAAGATGCTATCATTCTGGACAATACGGATATCACTCCGAAAGAGCAGCTGGAGTTTGCACTGAACAAGGTTACCCCTTTTATCCCGCAACTGGCTTAA
- a CDS encoding lipid A deacylase LpxR family protein, translated as MKYTGYSILLFLLFFSSFAYAQSFKNELGFKSDNDSYLAQGSDRYYTNGLFLYFRHATDQQKLKAGLEKKTYEISAGQMMFNPYSGYAPDPAKQDRPFAGYLYIGGMMNWFYSNESIISVSAQIGTTGKNSLGEAGQKLLHKTFGFYDVGGWDYQIKNELALNLSAQYTKLLTRTAGNAVELSFEGYANLGTTFSGAGASLLFRTGNLNQLFNSAYTHAAVGNHAKTKSLVKREMFFYAKPQLNVVAYDATIEGSMFNNNSPVTFSQKPVVFAQQLGIDYSVDRFTADFGVLFKTKEIKSVARAHQWGSISVSYRFN; from the coding sequence ATGAAATACACCGGATATTCAATCCTTTTGTTCTTACTGTTTTTTTCCTCTTTTGCTTATGCCCAGTCTTTTAAAAACGAACTCGGTTTTAAAAGTGATAATGATTCTTATCTGGCTCAGGGCTCTGACCGTTATTATACTAATGGACTGTTTCTTTACTTCCGCCATGCTACCGATCAGCAAAAGCTAAAAGCAGGACTGGAAAAGAAAACCTACGAAATCAGTGCCGGACAAATGATGTTCAATCCTTATTCAGGTTATGCCCCTGATCCGGCTAAGCAGGACCGGCCTTTTGCTGGTTACCTATATATAGGTGGAATGATGAACTGGTTTTATAGTAATGAAAGTATAATCAGTGTCAGTGCACAGATAGGTACTACCGGAAAAAATTCACTGGGTGAGGCAGGTCAGAAATTACTGCATAAAACCTTCGGCTTCTATGATGTGGGCGGATGGGATTACCAGATTAAAAATGAGCTGGCTCTTAATCTTTCTGCACAGTACACTAAATTACTGACACGTACCGCCGGAAATGCTGTTGAATTATCTTTTGAAGGGTATGCAAATCTTGGAACTACTTTTAGCGGCGCAGGTGCAAGTTTGCTTTTCAGAACCGGAAACCTGAATCAGCTTTTTAATTCTGCTTATACGCATGCGGCTGTGGGTAATCATGCCAAAACCAAGTCACTGGTTAAAAGAGAAATGTTTTTTTACGCTAAACCTCAGTTAAATGTAGTGGCTTATGATGCGACTATTGAGGGCAGTATGTTTAACAATAACAGTCCGGTTACTTTTAGTCAGAAACCTGTGGTATTTGCACAACAGCTGGGAATAGATTATAGTGTGGATCGTTTTACTGCCGACTTTGGTGTTCTGTTTAAAACGAAAGAGATTAAGAGTGTGGCAAGAGCACATCAGTGGGGTTCAATCAGCGTGTCTTACAGATTTAACTAA